One genomic segment of Myxococcus guangdongensis includes these proteins:
- a CDS encoding DUF2378 family protein gives MPEKLVFEHTFEGLFVRGLAGRVTPVLQDRLREVGLDLKKLRPAYDFDVWCSAVRVAALGLHPDVTPEEGYALLGERMVDGYRETAMGRALFSVIQLLGPRRGVGRAQQMFRSGNNYTEARIEDVSSTEVDLWMNEAGPIRYFTQGALRAGLRATGAVQPLVTVRDFTPADVTYRCTWRNGVS, from the coding sequence ATGCCGGAGAAGCTCGTCTTCGAGCACACCTTCGAAGGTCTCTTCGTGCGGGGGCTCGCGGGGCGCGTCACGCCCGTCCTGCAAGACCGCCTGCGCGAGGTCGGCCTGGACCTGAAGAAGCTCCGGCCCGCCTACGACTTCGACGTCTGGTGCTCCGCCGTCCGCGTCGCCGCCCTCGGACTGCACCCCGACGTGACCCCCGAGGAGGGCTATGCGCTGCTCGGCGAGCGCATGGTGGACGGCTACCGCGAGACGGCGATGGGGCGTGCCCTCTTCAGCGTCATCCAACTGCTGGGCCCTCGGCGCGGCGTCGGCCGAGCCCAGCAGATGTTCCGCTCCGGCAACAACTACACCGAGGCCCGCATCGAGGACGTCTCCTCCACCGAGGTGGACCTCTGGATGAACGAGGCCGGCCCCATCCGCTACTTCACCCAGGGCGCCCTGCGCGCGGGCCTGCGCGCCACCGGGGCCGTGCAGCCGCTCGTCACCGTGCGCGACTTCACCCCCGCCGACGTCACCTACCGCTGCACGTGGCGCAATGGCGTCTCCTGA